The segment GGCATCATCTGAAAATCTGTTGGGATTTGCAAGAGATGTTGAATTAGATATCGACGTGTTCTCTAAATGCATGATAGAGTCCAAATACACATCAGCCATAGCAAATAGTAATCAGGATGCTAAAGACCTAGGATTAACTGGAACCCCTGCATTTTTTATCATCGGACCTGATAACAAGGTGACAAAGATTGGTGGAGCTCAACCATATGATGTTTTTGAGAGAATTTTCAATTCAGAATTGGAAAAATAGAAAAATCATCGATCATTTTGTAAAAAGTATATAAAAATTTGTAAAAATTCCCTAAATAGTAAGATAGAATTAGCTCAATATCCTTATATGAGTACAGAAGGAGGCAAGCTAGATGGCAGCTGGAATAGACGATATTGCAATTTACATACCACGGCTATACATAGATGCAGCAGATTTTGCAAAAGCTAGAGGATTAGACCCTGAAAAACTCCAAAAAGGATTAGGGGTATCTCAAATGGCAATAGTTGACACAAACCAAGACCCAGCATGTCTTGCAGCAAATGCGTGCTTACAAATTATGCAAAAAAATAAGCTTTCACCAGAAGACATTGGAAGATTGTATGTGTCCACTGAATCTTCATTTGACGAATCAAAAGCAATGAACTCTTACGTCATTGGGATGTTAGAACAGGTTTACGGTCAAGGGGCGTTTGAGCATTGTGGTGGAGTAGAAACAAAATTTGCTTGTGTCAGTGGATCATATGCACTTTATGATAATACAAATTGGATTAGAGCAGGAGAAGCTGAAGGAAAGCATGCACTAGTAGTTGTTTCAGATATTGCAAAATACGATATGGGTTCAAGCGGTGAAATGACTCAAGGAGCTGGAGCAGTTGTGATGTTACTTAATGATGAACCAAGACTATTATCATTTGATCCTAAAGTAACGGCTACATCGATTAAAGATGAATACGATTTTTACAGACCATTTGGAAAAGAAACACCAATTGTACATGGTCAATATTCCAATCTTCTGTACATGATTCAGGTAAGAAAGGCACTTGAAATCTACAAGAAAAAAGCAATATCATCAGGACTAATGAAGTTAGAACTAGGAGAGACAATTTTAGATCATATGGATTATCTTAACATGCATTTACCATACAGCAACATGGGCAAAAAAGCTCTTGCATATTTAGTAAGACACGAATGGCGCCAACTTCCAAGATGGAAAAAAATAATCCAAGAAATAGGAATACCAGAGCCAATTCCAAAAGATCCGCGTGGAACAATTGAATCAGTATTGGGAGATGAAGAGTTCATGGCAAAAGATCACGAATTTACAAAAGCATTTACAAAAACAAGAGAGTTTCAAGAAGTGTATGAAACAAAACTAGTAAGCTCATTAGTGGCATCAAAAATGATTGGAAATCTCTATACCGCATCATTGTATTTAGGATTTAGAAGTTGTCTTGAATTTGAATATCAAAAAGGGATAGATTTGAATGGAAAACGTTTTGGATTTGGATCATACGGTAGTGGAAGTAGTGCAATGGTGTTTAGCGGCATTATTCAACCACAATATGAAGAAATTGTCAAAAATATGAACTTGGAAGCAGAGCTTGCACCAAGACGAAGGCTCACACTAGAAGAGTATGAAACATTACATGAAAACAAGCTTTCTCCAGAAGAGCCAATGCTTCATACAAAAAGAGAGTTCATCTTAGTAGATGTCAACACCACTACAGAATCTAGGGGTGAAAGACGATACATATTCAACGAATAAACAAATGTCAGAAGAATCAAATCCAATCAAAGATTATCTGTTTGATTACATAGAATCTAAAAAAATTCAAGAGTTAACAGCGCAATCAAAATTTTCAGAGTTGATCAAGGATGTTTTAGAAAATTGTTTTGACAAAGTGATTGTAATGGGAGAAAAAGAAGCGAGCCTAGCAATATTTACCACTGGACTGCTTCATTATCTATTGACAAATGCGTTGATTACTAGTCAAAGAAAAATAGAATGTAAAGGTGTCGAGATAGACATAGTAATACCAAATTTAAAGACATTAGAAAATGATCCAAATAAAGCTCTAATAATATACATACCAAAAACCATGAATGTCAGCACAATTAAGCAAAAACTTGACAGTCTAAAAAAAATACAACCAAACAACAAAAATATTTGGATGGTGCTTTCAAATAATCTAGATTTTCAAAATAATACATACGTCATTGAAAAGAAAAACTCATCATTTTTAAAAATAATTGGAGATATTGGACAATTCGTAAATGTTCAAGGTCAAAATAAATTCAAAATACTACGTATTTAAAATTTAATTCAATAAAGATTCAAGGTCAATATTTTTTTTAAATATTTTATAAAGAGAATCGTCACTCATATCATCAATAAATGGAACGGAACCCAATACAGGTACACAAGTTAGATTTTCTAAATCTCGTTTTAATTCCTTAATACGATACCCATCAACATCAAAATTGTTTATTATTATTCCTTTAATTGGAATTTTATATTTTTCACACATCTTGCAGGTCATTATTGTATGATTAATAGCACCAACTCTTGTTCTAGTAACAATAATTATTGGTAATTTCATATCTTTGATCAAATTAGTTACAAAATAATTCTGAAGTATAGGAGTCATCACCCCACCCATCCCTTCAACAAGTAACATCGAATGTAGTTTTGATAATGTTTTAAATTGTTTTAAGATTAGAGGGATGTTTGGTTTAATTTTTAAATTTTTTAATGCTGTATAAGGAGATGCCATTATTGGAAAAAATTGTGGATTCAAAAGTAATTCAGGATCAGTGATCTGAGCAGCAGTAGCTAAAATTTCTACATCTTCAGATTTGAATCCCTTTCTTTGAGGAATTCCTGCTGCAAATGGTTTCATTATGCCTACATCTATTCCCATCTTTCGAAGTGTAACAGCAAGACCTGCAGCAACATAGGTTTTACCAATATCCGTATCAGTTCCTGTGATAAAAAGAGAATCGGGCAATAGTTTAGTTAATTATGAATAAACCATTAAATTTTTCTCTTCAAGCATACTGTGAATTTGATGCACAGAACGATGTATTTCTTTTTCAAGTTTAGCACCAACACAGACTAATTTGCCTGAAGCAAAAATTAGAATCACAGTTTTTGGGTCTAACATTCTATGAATGAGTCCTGGAAATTGTTCTGGCTCATACATGCTTCTAGGCAACGTTCTAGCAGCTTGTTCTAAATTTACTCTACCTCCGAGATTAATCGATGAAACAATATTTTGTATTGTAACTGTAGCATCATTTTTGATTTTGATTTTACCTTTTCTCAATATTTCAACAACTTTAGACACTGCATCTTCAGCTAATTCTTGGGATTTTGCACCAGTACAAACCATCTTACCAGAACTAAAAAGTAGTGTTGCTGTTTTTGGATTTTTAAGTCTAAAGACTGCTCCCGGAAATTGTTCAGGATGATATTCCACATCAGGAAATTTTTTTGTAATATCAACAAGATCTAATTTTTGATCAATTGTTGCAGAAGCTACGACGTTAACTATTGCGATTAATGGTTTTGTTTCTGTCATATTTCTACCCTATATCATAGATCAGTTTGATCTAATCTTAAACCCTTGTATCGGTTCCTAATAGTAACCTCAGTTACACTTGCAGCTTCAGCTATATCACGTTGAGTCATATTTTCACAGTTTTTTACGCATGATAAGTATAGGGCGGCAGCGGCAAGTCCCATTGGATCTTTACCTGCGGATTCTTCATGTTCTTGTGCTATTTTGAGTACTTTAACAGCAAATCGTTTTGTCTTTTCTGAAATTCCAAGCTTACTTGCAATTCTTGCAATACATTGAATTGGATCAACTACAGGCATCTTAAGATCTAGTTCTCGATGTAATAATCTATAGCATCTTGCAATGTCTTTTTTCTTAATATTTCCAGCATCTGAAACATCTTTTAAAGTTCTTGGCGTTTCAGTATCTCTACATGCTGCATAAAGTGCAGAAGCAATCAGCGCTGAAATTGAACGTCCTCGCACCAATCCTTTTTCTAATGCTTTTCTGTAAATGTAAGCAGCTTTTTCAATTACAGCATCAGAAAGTGAGAGCTTGTCTTTCAATCTAGATAGTTCACTCAATGCTTGTCTGAGATTTCTATCAGCAGATTCGTGAACTTTACTTCTACTATCCCATGTACGTAGTCGTTCAATAGTACTCTTCATTGACGATGTAAGTGGTTTTCCAGATGAATCTCGGTTTATTGGATTAATGATAGTTGCAAGTCCTCTATCATGAATAGTAAGAGACGTTGGTGCACCAGTTCTAGTAGGATCTGCACCGCCTTCTTTTGAAAAAGATCTCCATTCAGGACCAGAATCTTGTAATATCTCAGTAATTACATATCCACATTTTCCACAAAATCTTTCTCCAGTTACATTGTCTGTCACCATTCCGTTTTTTCCGCAACGACCACATGTTGTATCAGTATGGATAATTTGTTGAACCAAAAATAAGACCAATTTAGTTCAATTTTGTTACTATATGAACCGGTCTATTTCAGAATTTTTAATGAAAATAATCAATATTTAGAATTAAAGTAATGAAAACCATGAAATTTTTAAAAAAATGCATATAAAACACATTTACAGCTAGGCACAAAATTATCTCAATATTTATAATAAAACTTTAAGTTTAGAAAGACGGTAAAAAACCATGGGATTACTGAAAAGTTTAAGCAAATACTGTATTATGAAAAAAGTCAGAGATAAAGCAAACAATGCTGAACAAAATGAAAATCATGATGAACCTAAAGAATAACAGTAATTATAAAAACATCAAAAATCAGAATTACTAAAAATACATTAAAAATATTGTTCATGATGTCATGTATTTAAGAAACGAAATTTATGACATCATAGTTTAATTATTAAGTTCAAAGTAAATATAGAAATCGTTTGAAAAAGAAAAGCTTTGTTTGGCATCCAAACACTCAGATGAAAGAATGGGATTCTTTTAACGAAATCGTAAAATCTAAAGGAATGTATCTAATTGATTCGGAAGGAAATAATTATTTTGATGCAGTAGGATCAATGTGGTGTAATGTTTGGGGTCACTCAAAACAGGAATTAACTAATATAATCATTAAACAATGTAAAAAACTTCAACATTCGCCAATGTTTAACCTAACGAATGGACCTGCAGAAAGATTAGCAGAAAATTTGATAAAAATTTCACCAGGTATGCACAAGGTGTTTTATTCTGATAACGGATCCTCTGCAATGGAAATTTCAATAAAGATGTCATTACAATATTGGAAGAACATTGGAGAAATAAAAAAGACAAAAATTGCAACATTAGAGAACGGTTATCATGGAGATACGTTTGGAGCTATGGCTATTGGTTATGTGCCAGAATTTTTTGGCAAATTTAAAAAACAACTATTTCCAACAATACAAATTCCAGTACCCAACAAATATAGAATTCCTAAAGGATATGATTATTTAGATTATCAAAATTTTTGTCTAGATAAAATTGAAAAGAAATTTTCTAATGAAGATAAAATTGCATCATTAGTTATGGAAAGTGGAGCACAGGTAGCAGGTGGAGTTATTATATTTCCAAAAGGATTCCAAATGAAAATAAGTAAACTGTGTAAGAAATACAACGTATTATTAGTACTAGATGAGATAGCAACGGGTTTTGGACGATTAGGTTCTATGGTTCAATATACTGAACAAAAAAGTGTTCCAGACATAGTATCATTTGGAAAAATGTTAACAGGAGGCTATTTAACAATGGCAGCAACTTTAGCAAATAAAAAAATTTATGATTCGTTTCTGGGTGAATTTAATGACTGGAAGCATCTATTTCATGGGCATACGTACACAGGTAATCCAATATCTGCAGCTGTTGCAAATGAAAATCTAAAATTATATAAAAAAAATAACTTGATTAAAAAAATTCAAAAAACATCAAAAATTTTTGAAGAATATTATGACAAAATATCAGAAATAAAAACAGTTGGGGATGTCAGACATAAAGGAATGCTTATGGGAATTGAATTAGTTAATGATAAAAAAAATAAAACTCCAATTAATCCAAAAAAATCAATAAACAAAATATTCTTTGAAGAAGGCAAAAAACACGGAATTTATCTTCGAACACTTGGAAACATAATCATGCTTGTACCGCCACTAGCAATAACTGAAGAAGAATTAGATTTTTTACTAAATAGAACTATTGACACAATAAAATCAGTAGAAAACAAAACTACATGGTAAACATAGTAACATTGAGAAAATTGAATTTCAATTTTCAATCATAGATACAAGAAAAACTATATGTTAATAATCAGACAATCACGCATGAAAAATCAATTTGTCATTCACTAATCTTTTTTAATAGAATTTGTAGTAAAATATTATGAATAATGTCTTGAGATTTATCAGGGAATGTCAAGAAAACGTATTTTCAGGTATCGGAATATCAAGTCAAGAGGCTGAAAAACTATTCAACATACCAGATGAAAATGTTCCAGATCTAGCCAAAGCTGCAAATCAGATAACTAGAGGTTTTAATGGAAAGAAAGTAGATGTCGAACAATTAAACAATATTAAAAAAAATGCCTGTAGTGAAGATTGTTCATTTTGTGGCCAGTCTGCATTTTTTGATACTGGAATTGAAACTTATCAATTACCATCTGCAGAAGAAGTGGTAATCAAAGCAAAAAAAGCAAAAAATGAGGGGGCTGAATCATATTGTCTTGTAGCTGCATGGAGAGAACCATCTCCACGAGATTTTGATAAAGTGTGTAACATCATAAGAGAAATCAATGATAAGGTAGGCATCAATGTAGAATGTAGCTTAGGATTCCTTACACCAGAGCAAGCAAAAAAACTCAAAGAACTTAACGTGAAAAGATATAATCATAATTTAGAAACTTCAAAATCAAAATTTTCAGAGATATGCACCACACATACGTATGAGGACAGACTAATGACATTACAAATTGCTCGCAACGCAGGATTAGAATTGTGTACAGGTGGAATAATTGGTTTAGGAGAGACAAGAAAACAAAGAATAGAATTAGCTAATGAGTTAGCTGCACTGTATCCTGAAGAAGTCACAATAAACATACTAGTGCCTGTACCAGGGACACCATTAGAGCTACAAGTAAAATTAGAAAATTTTGAAATTGTAAGAATGTTTTCGGTAATACGATTTCTATTACCAGAATCTGTAATAAAAATTTCAGGAGGAAGAGAAACAAATCTTACGGATTCAGGGGAGGAATTGTTGCAAAGCGGTGCAAATGGAATAATCACATCAGGATATCTTACAATGGGTGGAAATGAATCAAAACAAGATCTTAACATGATCAGAAAAATTGGATTAGAGGCGTAATTGAATCTTTTTGAAAATAATTAAATTATAAAAACATTACAGATTAAACCGCTATAAACAAACTTGAACGGATGGTTTTATTCTTTGTAGTTTTTTAATATCTAATTGTAATTCAATAATTTCCTTTTATCCTTCATTATTTGTTCAATATCTGCAATTAATCCAATAACATCATGAAAATTTACAATATAAAAGATAACATGTCATAATTGAACAATACTACAAATTCAAAGCAAACAACATGTCCAATACCTCAAAAATTATTGGTAAAATACTAAATGAGAAAAGAATTTACGCATGATTAAGTTTAGTTTGAAAGTGAACAATAAATTAAATTTTGTAGATATAGAACTAGACCAAATTAAAGAAAATAACCTATACAGAAAGCTAAGAGATGTTAAAGTAAATAATGCATACATAACAATAAAAAGTAAAAGAGTGTTAAATCTTTGCTCAAATGATTATTTAGGAATACCAATTACAAAAATAAAAATAAATCAGATGCAATCAAGCTCAAGATTAGTTTCAGGAAATGATGAGATATATAAAAAATTAGAAGACGAACTTTCAAAACATAAATCAAAACAATCAAGTTTGGTTTATCCCACAGGATATATGACAAATTTAGGAGTAATTACAACAATCGTAAAAAAAGGAGATTTAATTTTAAGTGATGAATTAAATCATGCAAGTATAATAGAATCATGTAAGCTTTCAGATGCAAAAATTTTAGTTTACAAACATAACGATATTGAAGATTTAACAAAAAAACTTGGTCAACATGGAAAAAATAAATTTGTCATTACAGAAGGGATTTTCAGCATGGATGGGGATTTTTCGAAGTTAAAGGAAGTTACAGATGTTGCAGAAAGATCAAATGCAATCACAATATTAGATGATGCACACGGAGATTTTACAGTTGGAACAGATGGGAAGGGGACTCCAAATTATTTCAATGTTACAAAAAAAATTGATGTATACATCAGCAGTCTTAGTAAAGGATTAGGATCTTTTGGAGGGTATGTTTCTTCACAAAATAATGTAATAGATTTGTGCATAAATAAATCAAAATCATTCATATACACATCAGCACTTCCATCGTTTCTAATTCAGTATTCATTAAACAGAATGCAAATCAATAGAGAGAAACAACGAAAGACACTAGCAAGAAACACCAGCATCTTGACAAACGGGTTGAAGCAATTAGGATATCAAATTAATTCAAAGACGCATATAATTCCCATTATTATTGGCAATGAAAAAACAGCTGTGGATTTTGGAAAATTTCTTCTTAAAAAAGGAGTATTTGCACAACCCATCAGATATCCAACAGTGCCAAAAAATAAAGCTAGGTTAAGAATATCAGTTACAGCATGGCTATCTAAAAAAAACATTAACGATGCTTTGAACATTTTTGAACAGGCTCAAAAAAAATTCAAAATATGAATAATGTCAACACACATCCAAAATATTATATCATAACATAAGACAAATTCAAGGAGGCCATACTTCGAAATTTGGAACGAAATGAAAAAAAAATAGGCATAAATAACAAAATAATATTTGGTGGCATAATTTTTGCACTAATTTCACTATACAGTGTCAACAGCATAGTAAGCATCAAATATTTTTCAGAGTATATCTCATTACCAATCTACACTATAATTCCAGGAATTCTGATAATTATGGCTATATGGGCATTATCAAGTGCTGATAGAATAAATGAGATTAGTAAAAAATCGCTTGTTTTCCTAGTTTTATCATTTTGTTCATGGTTTGCAGCAGAACAGACATGGAATTTACATGAACATGTGTTATACGTTGATCCTTATCCATCCATTGCAGACTTTTTCTATATTTCAGCGCCAATTTTCATGTTTATCTCATTAGTAATTTTCTTGAAACCATTACGTGATCACATAAAGAAAAAACACATTGTATTTGCCATCTTAGCATCATCATCAATTTTAATTCCTATTTTAATAATGACTTTTCAAGATAATACAGAAACTGAATTTTTTGAAATCGCAGTAGCGCTAATTTATCCCATTGTTGATGCAATTTTATTAATTCCGGCAATAATGGCAATATTTTTGTCATTCAAAATTAATAAAAGTTCTTTTTGGGTTTTAATTTTAATTGGCATTATAAGTTTCATCGTAGCTGATAATCTATATCTAATGTTAGTTATTGATGATGCATATTTTGATGGACATCCAATAGATATTTTGTGGTTGAGCAGTTACATGACATGGAATTTTGCAATGTATAGATTAATACAAAATTTCAAAAGAGTCAAACTCAAAAAAGATCAAAACAATGATGAATCAATTACAACAAAAAATATTGCAACGTATGGAATTAATCTAATACTTGTTTTGATAATTGTCACAACAATCGTAATTCTATTTGCTTTAAACTATTTTTGGAGCATTGAACAAAGTGGAAATTTCATGATGTTCTTTTCACTAGTCCTAATAACATTACTAGTCGTATTTTCCAGCATAATAGTAATTCTTAATTCAAAACTAAACAATGCACTTGATATAAAAAATGTAAAAATAGATAATCTAACAAACGAATTGATCAAAGCAGAAAGATTATCTGCAATCGGAGAACTCGCCGCTAGACTGTCTCATGATTTACGAAATCCATTAAGCGTAATTAAATCATCAGTAGAAATAGCATTATTACAAAATAAGGATTCACTATCTAAAAGAGATCATGAAAGTATACAAAGAATTAACAATGCAATACAACGAATGACCAATCAAATTGAAGATGTTTTAGATTATGTAAAAACAACAGAACTTCAAAAAAATCAAATGTCAATAAAATTGTGTCTTACAAACATTGTTAATGAACTACAACCAAATAAAATCAACATCAAGGTTCCAGATAACGACACAATAGTTTTAGCAGATGAAAGTAAATTAGAAATTGTTTTTTCAAATCTAATAAAAAATGCAATTGATGCAATTAGAAACAATTCAGGCAGCATAGAAATCAAATCTCATGATGAAGAAAATTATGTAATTATAGACATAATCGATTCAGGTCCAGGGATCAGAGAAGATGATATAAATAAAATTTTTGAGCCACTTTATACCACTAAGCAAACTGGTACCGGTCTTGGATTGGTAAGTTGTAAAAATATCATAGAACAACATGGTGGAAAAATATCAGTAAAAAATAATCCAACTACATTTACAATAACATTACCAAAATGAGTTTTCCATAATCAATTTAACTAGTTAGTCAATATCAATGAATTTAGCAATAATTTCGGTATTTGAATACCTGTAAATTTTATCACATGCTGTTTGTGATTGATCTGCTGTTATCATTTTGGAACTTGAATCAATATTTTTAATATGTCCCAACACTAGGCAATGAAATAGATGATTTAGTTGTACAATAATACTAGTTAAAAAATTTTTTTGAAATACAGATAATTGCATTAACGAAGCATGTCAAATCCACCGATTGCAGGAGAACCAATTAATACGGCAAGAGTAACAATAACTCCTAAGACAATACCCACAAGAATTAATCGCTTGTTCATAATAAAACAAATTTTATCTTAGATAAAAATGAAATGCACTAACAGATTTGGAACAATCCTTTAAAAGAAAAATCACTAAATTAATTC is part of the Nitrosarchaeum sp. genome and harbors:
- a CDS encoding hydroxymethylglutaryl-CoA synthase family protein, translated to MAAGIDDIAIYIPRLYIDAADFAKARGLDPEKLQKGLGVSQMAIVDTNQDPACLAANACLQIMQKNKLSPEDIGRLYVSTESSFDESKAMNSYVIGMLEQVYGQGAFEHCGGVETKFACVSGSYALYDNTNWIRAGEAEGKHALVVVSDIAKYDMGSSGEMTQGAGAVVMLLNDEPRLLSFDPKVTATSIKDEYDFYRPFGKETPIVHGQYSNLLYMIQVRKALEIYKKKAISSGLMKLELGETILDHMDYLNMHLPYSNMGKKALAYLVRHEWRQLPRWKKIIQEIGIPEPIPKDPRGTIESVLGDEEFMAKDHEFTKAFTKTREFQEVYETKLVSSLVASKMIGNLYTASLYLGFRSCLEFEYQKGIDLNGKRFGFGSYGSGSSAMVFSGIIQPQYEEIVKNMNLEAELAPRRRLTLEEYETLHENKLSPEEPMLHTKREFILVDVNTTTESRGERRYIFNE
- the bioD gene encoding dethiobiotin synthase gives rise to the protein MPDSLFITGTDTDIGKTYVAAGLAVTLRKMGIDVGIMKPFAAGIPQRKGFKSEDVEILATAAQITDPELLLNPQFFPIMASPYTALKNLKIKPNIPLILKQFKTLSKLHSMLLVEGMGGVMTPILQNYFVTNLIKDMKLPIIIVTRTRVGAINHTIMTCKMCEKYKIPIKGIIINNFDVDGYRIKELKRDLENLTCVPVLGSVPFIDDMSDDSLYKIFKKNIDLESLLN
- a CDS encoding TATA-box-binding protein; translated protein: MTETKPLIAIVNVVASATIDQKLDLVDITKKFPDVEYHPEQFPGAVFRLKNPKTATLLFSSGKMVCTGAKSQELAEDAVSKVVEILRKGKIKIKNDATVTIQNIVSSINLGGRVNLEQAARTLPRSMYEPEQFPGLIHRMLDPKTVILIFASGKLVCVGAKLEKEIHRSVHQIHSMLEEKNLMVYS
- a CDS encoding transcription initiation factor IIB; the protein is MVQQIIHTDTTCGRCGKNGMVTDNVTGERFCGKCGYVITEILQDSGPEWRSFSKEGGADPTRTGAPTSLTIHDRGLATIINPINRDSSGKPLTSSMKSTIERLRTWDSRSKVHESADRNLRQALSELSRLKDKLSLSDAVIEKAAYIYRKALEKGLVRGRSISALIASALYAACRDTETPRTLKDVSDAGNIKKKDIARCYRLLHRELDLKMPVVDPIQCIARIASKLGISEKTKRFAVKVLKIAQEHEESAGKDPMGLAAAALYLSCVKNCENMTQRDIAEAASVTEVTIRNRYKGLRLDQTDL
- the bioA gene encoding adenosylmethionine--8-amino-7-oxononanoate transaminase, whose product is MKKKSFVWHPNTQMKEWDSFNEIVKSKGMYLIDSEGNNYFDAVGSMWCNVWGHSKQELTNIIIKQCKKLQHSPMFNLTNGPAERLAENLIKISPGMHKVFYSDNGSSAMEISIKMSLQYWKNIGEIKKTKIATLENGYHGDTFGAMAIGYVPEFFGKFKKQLFPTIQIPVPNKYRIPKGYDYLDYQNFCLDKIEKKFSNEDKIASLVMESGAQVAGGVIIFPKGFQMKISKLCKKYNVLLVLDEIATGFGRLGSMVQYTEQKSVPDIVSFGKMLTGGYLTMAATLANKKIYDSFLGEFNDWKHLFHGHTYTGNPISAAVANENLKLYKKNNLIKKIQKTSKIFEEYYDKISEIKTVGDVRHKGMLMGIELVNDKKNKTPINPKKSINKIFFEEGKKHGIYLRTLGNIIMLVPPLAITEEELDFLLNRTIDTIKSVENKTTW
- the bioB gene encoding biotin synthase BioB, with the translated sequence MNNVLRFIRECQENVFSGIGISSQEAEKLFNIPDENVPDLAKAANQITRGFNGKKVDVEQLNNIKKNACSEDCSFCGQSAFFDTGIETYQLPSAEEVVIKAKKAKNEGAESYCLVAAWREPSPRDFDKVCNIIREINDKVGINVECSLGFLTPEQAKKLKELNVKRYNHNLETSKSKFSEICTTHTYEDRLMTLQIARNAGLELCTGGIIGLGETRKQRIELANELAALYPEEVTINILVPVPGTPLELQVKLENFEIVRMFSVIRFLLPESVIKISGGRETNLTDSGEELLQSGANGIITSGYLTMGGNESKQDLNMIRKIGLEA
- a CDS encoding aminotransferase class I/II-fold pyridoxal phosphate-dependent enzyme, which encodes MIKFSLKVNNKLNFVDIELDQIKENNLYRKLRDVKVNNAYITIKSKRVLNLCSNDYLGIPITKIKINQMQSSSRLVSGNDEIYKKLEDELSKHKSKQSSLVYPTGYMTNLGVITTIVKKGDLILSDELNHASIIESCKLSDAKILVYKHNDIEDLTKKLGQHGKNKFVITEGIFSMDGDFSKLKEVTDVAERSNAITILDDAHGDFTVGTDGKGTPNYFNVTKKIDVYISSLSKGLGSFGGYVSSQNNVIDLCINKSKSFIYTSALPSFLIQYSLNRMQINREKQRKTLARNTSILTNGLKQLGYQINSKTHIIPIIIGNEKTAVDFGKFLLKKGVFAQPIRYPTVPKNKARLRISVTAWLSKKNINDALNIFEQAQKKFKI
- a CDS encoding sensor histidine kinase; translated protein: MERNEKKIGINNKIIFGGIIFALISLYSVNSIVSIKYFSEYISLPIYTIIPGILIIMAIWALSSADRINEISKKSLVFLVLSFCSWFAAEQTWNLHEHVLYVDPYPSIADFFYISAPIFMFISLVIFLKPLRDHIKKKHIVFAILASSSILIPILIMTFQDNTETEFFEIAVALIYPIVDAILLIPAIMAIFLSFKINKSSFWVLILIGIISFIVADNLYLMLVIDDAYFDGHPIDILWLSSYMTWNFAMYRLIQNFKRVKLKKDQNNDESITTKNIATYGINLILVLIIVTTIVILFALNYFWSIEQSGNFMMFFSLVLITLLVVFSSIIVILNSKLNNALDIKNVKIDNLTNELIKAERLSAIGELAARLSHDLRNPLSVIKSSVEIALLQNKDSLSKRDHESIQRINNAIQRMTNQIEDVLDYVKTTELQKNQMSIKLCLTNIVNELQPNKINIKVPDNDTIVLADESKLEIVFSNLIKNAIDAIRNNSGSIEIKSHDEENYVIIDIIDSGPGIREDDINKIFEPLYTTKQTGTGLGLVSCKNIIEQHGGKISVKNNPTTFTITLPK